The Panicum hallii strain FIL2 chromosome 9, PHallii_v3.1, whole genome shotgun sequence genome has a window encoding:
- the LOC112876210 gene encoding uncharacterized protein LOC112876210, with product MAATCPLALTFFFCCILLETISCSGAFVELSYDSTKVKILSSSVITEFRVVVTEKQHAYLFLKPFECRRKPCRPEHLAGSFVNEVLDPDRHLNVSNIIVMANERQLGALRRTLQSIHAYLGAVGLGKSVKVSPELLQSSLRIMAKNRAQKKQWGKVREFVRRSGSFIQLEIEAEANSELALDAEIQEVVALLSADAGVVLHLKSRAAPSAEAMANLVGEINREKRLLGVLVDVSSPRRELGEARATAHDEFSPVTNPATMPVTNPVTVPATNPVSNPMSPGFVTVPSTNPGNGFSTNPNLPPLYPEPTTPVTMPVPTTMPPATVPTPFASPVTAPTMPGPVTNPTAPVSNPATTPTQFPGTSPVTNPVTTYPYPPQQGGGAGAGGMPTTPVYQPPATMPGTVQPGAPTVAGQTWCVAKTGLTDLELQNGIDYACGIGQADCSAIQPMGACYNPNTLQAHASYAFNSYFQRNPSPTSCDFGGAGMLVNVNPSSGTCMYQTSAGFGAGYSPGATGTAPTGYTPGMSGAVPGGYSPGWTGSVGGGSGSTVLNANNPGGNSMYGSDNPTGLTAGSASLSCGWVLCLIWMVTFALVKEKV from the exons ATGGCTGCTACTTGCCCTCTAGCTCTCACATTCTTCTTCTGTTGCATCCTCCTTGAGACAATCAGCTGTTCAG GAGCATTTGTGGAATTATCGTATGATTCAACAAAGGTCAAGATACTGTCCAGCTCGGTGATCACTGAGTTCAGAGTCGTGGTCACTGAGAAGCAGCACGCCTACCTCTTCTTAAAGCCGTTTGAGTGCAGACGGAAGCCATGCAGGCCAGAGCATCTTGCCGGCTCATTTGTTAATGAAGTTCTTGATCCCGATCGGCACCTCAACGTCAGCAACATCATCGTCATGGCCAACGAGAGGCAGCTCGGCGCGCTGCGCCGCACCTTACAGTCAATTCACGCTTATCTCGGCGCCGTCGGATTGGGGAAGAGTGTCAAGGTCTCGCCGGAGCTCTTGCAATCTTCTCTACGGATCATGGCCAAGAATCGTGCCCAGAAGAAGCAGTGGGGAAAGGTCAGGGAGTTTGTCAGGAGGTCAGGCTCGTTTATTCAGCTGGAAATAGAGGCAGAAGCAAACAGTGAGCTTGCCCTGGATGCGGAGATCCAAGAGGTCGTCGCTCTGTTGAGCGCCGACGCCGGCGTTGTGCTCCACCTGAAGAGTCGTGCGGCTCCAAGCGCGGAGGCAATGGCCAATCTGGTCGGCGAGATCAATCGAGAGAAGAGATTGTTGGGTGTTCTGGTGGACGTGTCGTCTCCTCGGCGCGAGCTCGGCGAGGCAAGAGCCACGGCGCACGACGAGTTCTCGCCGGTCACCAACCCGGCGACGATGCCCGTAACCAACCCGGTGACCGTGCCCGCCACGAACCCGGTGTCGAATCCGATGTCCCCCGGCTTCGTGACGGTGCCGTCGACCAACCCGGGCAACGGGTTCTCGACGAACCCCAACCTCCCGCCGCTGTACCCCGAACCGACGACGCCGGTCACCATGCCGGTCCCGACGACGATGCCGCCAGCAACGGTTCCCACCCCCTTCGCCAGCCCGGTCACTGCGCCGACCATGCCGGGCCCGGTCACCAACCCCACAGCCCCCGTGTCGAACCCGGCAACGACGCCGACGCAGTTCCCGGGCACGTCGCCGGTCACCAACCCGGTGACCACGTACCCGTACCCGCCgcagcagggcggcggcgcgggcgcgggtggcATGCCGACGACGCCGGTGTACCAGCCGCCGGCGACAATGCCCGGCACGGTGCAGCCGGGCGCGCCCACCGTGGCGGGGCAGACGTGGTGCGTCGCCAAGACGGGGCTGACGGACCTCGAGCTGCAGAACGGGATCGACTACGCGTGCGGCATCGGCCAAGCCGACTGCTCGGCCATCCAGCCCATGGGCGCCTGCTACAACCCCAACACCCTGCAGGCGCACGCCTCCTACGCTTTCAACAGCTACTTCCAGAGGAACCCGTCGCCGACGAGCTGCGACTTTGGAGGCGCCGGCATGCTCGTCAACGTCAACCCAA GTTCAGGAACTTGCATGTACCAGACATCAGCAGG TTTCGGCGCCGGTTACAGTCCGGGAGCGACAGGCACCGCGCCCACCGGTTACACCCCAGGGATGTCGGGCGCCGTGCCCGGTGGTTACAGCCCGGGGTGGACAGGGAGCGTGGGCGGGGGATCCGGCTCGACGGTGCTGAACGCCAACAACCCCGGCGGGAACTCCATGTACGGCTCCGACAACCCGACGGGCTTGACCGCCGGCTCGGCGTCCCTGTCCTGCGGCTGGGTCCTCTGCCTCATCTGGATGGTCACCTTTGCACTCGTCAAGGAGAAAGTGTAG
- the LOC112876212 gene encoding probable RNA 3'-terminal phosphate cyclase-like protein, with amino-acid sequence MGRDKTRRLSGSRHLRQRLVLATLTSTGVTIDDIRSGDAAPGLRPYEVSLLRLLDKISDRHTIDLNETGTKLKYMPGVIQGGKGLEHDCGVHRGIGYFLEPLILLGLFAKAPISIRLKGITNDTKDPSVDTFRMTTLHMLKHFGVPLEGLELKIDSRGSPPLGGGEVFLRVPNINSTLTAANWVDEGMVKRIRGVSFSTRVSPQIESRIIYAARGIFNRFIPDVHIFTDHRSGASGGRSPGYGVSLVAETTTGCLLSVDATVSYPSVDEINDESEKPELMSPEDLGVQAASMLLEEVAQGGVVDSTHQGLLFILCALCPADVSKVRVGQLTPHGIETLRNIRDFLNVMFVIKPDPNSNTITLKCVGAGVKNIARKSS; translated from the exons ATGGGGCGAGACAAGACCCGGCGTCTCTCCGGCAGCCGCCATCTCCGGCAGCGGCTGGTGCTGGCGACACTCACCTCCACCGGCGTCACCATCGATGACATTCGCTCCGGGGACGCCGCGCCGGGGCTCCGCCCGTACGAGGTCTCCCTCCTACGCCTCCTGGACAAGATCTCCGACCGCCACACCATCGACCTCAACGAGACAG GAACGAAGCTGAAGTACATGCCGGGGGTGATTCAAGGGGGCAAGGGCCTTGAGCACGACTGCGGGGTGCACCGGGGGATCGGCTACTTCCTCGAGCCGCTGATACTGCTCGGCCTCTTCGCGAAGGCGCCCATATCGATTCGGCTCAAAG GAATCACTAATGATACAAAGGACCCTTCTGTGGATACTTTCCGGATGACAACCTTGCATATGCTCAAGCATTTTGGTGTTCCTTTGGAGGGTTTGGAGCTAAAGATTGATAGCCGAGGATCTCCTCCCCTTGGTGGTGGTGAAGTGTTTCTCCGAGTTCCCAATATAAATAGCACACTAACG GCAGCAAACTGGGTTGATGAAGGTATGGTGAAGAGGATAAGGGGTGTTTCATTCTCTACTAGAGTATCTCCACAGATTGAAAGCCGCATTATCTATGCTGCACGTGGAATCTTCAATCGCTTCATTCCTGATGTTCATATATTCACTGATCATAGATCTGGTGCTTCTGGTGGGAG GTCACCAGGCTATGGTGTATCATTAGTTGCTGAGACCACAACAGGCTGCCTGCTCTCCGTAGATGCCACCGTGAGTTATCCTAGTGTTGATGAAATAAATGATGAATCTGAGAAGCCAGAGCTGATGTCTCCAGAGGATCTTGGTGTTCAAGCTGCATCAATGCTACTAGAAGAGGTGGCTCAAGGAGGGGTTGTTGACTCTACACATCAG GGCCTCCTATTTATCCTGTGTGCTTTATGCCCAGCCGATGTATCAAAGGTTCGTGTTGGACAGTTGACTCCACACGGTATAGAAACACTCCGAAACATCAGGGATTTTCTTAACGTCATGTTTGTTATCAAGCCTGATCCCAATTCGAACACCATTACTTTAAAATGTGTCGGTGCGGGAGTGAAGAATATTGCTCGGAAGAGTTCATAA
- the LOC112877749 gene encoding probable polygalacturonase isoform X1, which yields MRRSASLLQVLLVFTTMVKTQWSTVSGIYCKEMSPNVYRPHSVTITEFGAIGDGVTLNTKAFRNAIFYLNSFADKGGAQLFVPAGKWLTGSFGLISHLTLSLDKDAVIIGSLDSSDWPVVDPLPSYGRGRELPGKRHQSLIFGSYLTDVIITGANGTIDGQGAIWWGWFHNHTLNYTRPHLVELMYSTNVVISNLTFKNSPFWNIHPVYCSQVLVQHVTILAPLNSPNTDGIDPDSSTNVCINHCYVKNGDDVIAIKSGWDEYGISFAHPSSNISISNITGETRGGAGIAFGSEMSGGISEVRAEGLRVVNSLQGIRIKTAPGRGGYVKNVYIADVSMDNVSIAIRISGNFGEHPDDKYDRNALPMISNITIKDVVGVNVGVAGILEGIHGDNFSNICLSNVSLSVQSAHPWNCSLIEGYSNSVIPESCEQLRSNCRQTSDCYDGSSSSAIHGQEPRDTLSTSRLLNPLMKFTLF from the exons ATGAGGAGATCTGCATCT TTacttcaagtccttctggtttTCACAACCATGGTTAAGACTCAATGGTCCACTGTATCCGGCATTTACTGCAAAGAAATGTCGCCTAATGTATATCGACCTCACAGTGTCACAATAACTGAATTTGGCGCTATTGGGGATGGTGTGACTCTCAATACAAAAGCATTCCGGAATGCAATCTTCTATCTCAATTCTTTTGCGGACAAGGGTGGTGCACAGCTCTTCGTGCCTGCAGGAAAATGGCTGACAGGGAGTTTTGGTCTTATCAGCCACCTCACTTTGTCACTGGACAAAGATGCAGTGATAATTGGATCACTG GATTCATCTGATTGGCCAGTTGTTGATCCTCTTCCATCCTATGGGCGAGGTAGAGAGCTTCCTGGAAAAAGGCACCAGAGTTTGATTTTTGGATCATATCTGACAGACGTAATTATAACTG GTGCTAATGGTACCATTGATGGTCAAGGAGCTATTTGGTGGGGCTGGTTCCACAACCACACGCTGAATTATACTAGGCCACATCTTGTTGAGTTGATGTACTCTACTAATGTTGTCATATCTAATCTAACCTTCAAGAACTCGCCGTTTTGGAATATCCACCCTGTATACTGCAG CCAAGTGCTTGTCCAGCATGTCACAATCCTAGCGCCTTTGAATTCACCAAACACTGACGGCATTGATCCAG ACTCGTCGACAAATGTCTGCATCAATCATTGTTATGTCAAAAATGGTGATGATGTTATTGCCATTAAAAGCGGGTGGGATGAGTATGGCATTTCATTTGCCCATCCAAGCTCCAATATCAGCATAAGCAACATCACAGGAGAGACAAGGGGTGGTGCAGGGATTGCCTTCGGAAGTGAGATGTCGGGTGGCATATCAGAAGTCCGAGCGGAAGGCCTCCGCGTCGTCAACTCCCTGCAAGGGATCAGAATCAAGACAGCTCCAGGGCGTGGAGGGTACGTGAAGAATGTGTACATAGCAGATGTGAGCATGGATAACGTTTCAATCGCCATCAGGATCAGTGGAAACTTTGGTGAACATCCTGATGATAAATATGACAGGAATGCTCTCCCCATGATAAGCAATATTACAATCAAGGATGTTGTTGGCGTCAACGTTGGTGTAGCTGGTATACTGGAAGGCATTCATGGGGACAACTTCAGCAACATTTGCCTGTCCAATGTTTCCCTCAGTGTCCAATCTGCACATCCATGGAATTGTTCACTTATTGAAGGGTATTCAAACTCTGTGATCCCAGAATCATGTGAACAGCTCAGAAGCAATTGTAGACAGACATCTGATTGCTACGATGGCAGCAGTTcttcagcaatacatgggcagGAACCAAGAGATACGTTGAGCACCAGCCGGTTGCTAAATCCTTTAATGAAGTTCACTTTATTTTAG
- the LOC112877749 gene encoding probable polygalacturonase isoform X2 gives MADREFWSYQPPHFVTGQRCSDNWITVVDPLPSYGRGRELPGKRHQSLIFGSYLTDVIITGANGTIDGQGAIWWGWFHNHTLNYTRPHLVELMYSTNVVISNLTFKNSPFWNIHPVYCSQVLVQHVTILAPLNSPNTDGIDPDSSTNVCINHCYVKNGDDVIAIKSGWDEYGISFAHPSSNISISNITGETRGGAGIAFGSEMSGGISEVRAEGLRVVNSLQGIRIKTAPGRGGYVKNVYIADVSMDNVSIAIRISGNFGEHPDDKYDRNALPMISNITIKDVVGVNVGVAGILEGIHGDNFSNICLSNVSLSVQSAHPWNCSLIEGYSNSVIPESCEQLRSNCRQTSDCYDGSSSSAIHGQEPRDTLSTSRLLNPLMKFTLF, from the exons ATGGCTGACAGGGAGTTTTGGTCTTATCAGCCACCTCACTTTGTCACTGGACAAAGATGCAGTGATAATTGGATCACTG TTGTTGATCCTCTTCCATCCTATGGGCGAGGTAGAGAGCTTCCTGGAAAAAGGCACCAGAGTTTGATTTTTGGATCATATCTGACAGACGTAATTATAACTG GTGCTAATGGTACCATTGATGGTCAAGGAGCTATTTGGTGGGGCTGGTTCCACAACCACACGCTGAATTATACTAGGCCACATCTTGTTGAGTTGATGTACTCTACTAATGTTGTCATATCTAATCTAACCTTCAAGAACTCGCCGTTTTGGAATATCCACCCTGTATACTGCAG CCAAGTGCTTGTCCAGCATGTCACAATCCTAGCGCCTTTGAATTCACCAAACACTGACGGCATTGATCCAG ACTCGTCGACAAATGTCTGCATCAATCATTGTTATGTCAAAAATGGTGATGATGTTATTGCCATTAAAAGCGGGTGGGATGAGTATGGCATTTCATTTGCCCATCCAAGCTCCAATATCAGCATAAGCAACATCACAGGAGAGACAAGGGGTGGTGCAGGGATTGCCTTCGGAAGTGAGATGTCGGGTGGCATATCAGAAGTCCGAGCGGAAGGCCTCCGCGTCGTCAACTCCCTGCAAGGGATCAGAATCAAGACAGCTCCAGGGCGTGGAGGGTACGTGAAGAATGTGTACATAGCAGATGTGAGCATGGATAACGTTTCAATCGCCATCAGGATCAGTGGAAACTTTGGTGAACATCCTGATGATAAATATGACAGGAATGCTCTCCCCATGATAAGCAATATTACAATCAAGGATGTTGTTGGCGTCAACGTTGGTGTAGCTGGTATACTGGAAGGCATTCATGGGGACAACTTCAGCAACATTTGCCTGTCCAATGTTTCCCTCAGTGTCCAATCTGCACATCCATGGAATTGTTCACTTATTGAAGGGTATTCAAACTCTGTGATCCCAGAATCATGTGAACAGCTCAGAAGCAATTGTAGACAGACATCTGATTGCTACGATGGCAGCAGTTcttcagcaatacatgggcagGAACCAAGAGATACGTTGAGCACCAGCCGGTTGCTAAATCCTTTAATGAAGTTCACTTTATTTTAG
- the LOC112872542 gene encoding guanosine deaminase isoform X1, with protein MEEAKVVESKDGTISVASAFAGHQEAVQDRDHKFLSKAVEEAYRGVDCGDGGPFGAVVVRNDEVVVSCHNMVLNHTDPTAHAEVTAIREACKKLGKIELSDCEIYASCEPCPMCFGAVHLSRIKRLVYGAKAEAAIAIGFDDFIADALRGTGYYQKANMEIKKADGNGALIAEQVFEKTKEKFQMY; from the exons atgGAGGAAGCCAAGG TTGTGGAGTCCAAGGACGGAACAATCTCAGTTGCTTCCGCATTTGCTGGTCATCAGGAAG CTGTACAAGACAGAGACCACAAATTTTTATCAAAGGCGGTTGAAGAAGCATACCGAGGAGTTGATTGTGGAGATGGAGGGCCGTTTGGTGCAGTTGTTGTCCGCAATGATGAAGTAGTAGTTAGTTGCCATAACATGGTTTTGAACCACACCGATCCAACCGCGCATGCTGAAGTAACTGCAATAAGAGAG GCTTGCAAAAAGCTTGGAAAAATTGAGCTGTCCGATTGTGAAATTTATGCATCCTGTGAACCATGCCCAATGTGTTTTGGTGCTGTTCATCTTTCCCGGATTAAG AGGCTGGTGTATGGAGCCAAGGCTGAAGCTGCTATTGCCATTGGGTTCGATGATTTCATTGCTGATGCTCTCAGAGGAACTGGGTACTACCAGAAGGCCAACATGGAGATAAAGAAGGCAGATGGAAATGGAGCCTTGATTGCGGAACAAGTCTTTGAGAAGACTAAAGAGAAGTTCCAGATGTACTGA
- the LOC112872542 gene encoding guanosine deaminase isoform X2 has product MNCSTVVESKDGTISVASAFAGHQEAVQDRDHKFLSKAVEEAYRGVDCGDGGPFGAVVVRNDEVVVSCHNMVLNHTDPTAHAEVTAIREACKKLGKIELSDCEIYASCEPCPMCFGAVHLSRIKRLVYGAKAEAAIAIGFDDFIADALRGTGYYQKANMEIKKADGNGALIAEQVFEKTKEKFQMY; this is encoded by the exons ATGAATTGCAGTACTG TTGTGGAGTCCAAGGACGGAACAATCTCAGTTGCTTCCGCATTTGCTGGTCATCAGGAAG CTGTACAAGACAGAGACCACAAATTTTTATCAAAGGCGGTTGAAGAAGCATACCGAGGAGTTGATTGTGGAGATGGAGGGCCGTTTGGTGCAGTTGTTGTCCGCAATGATGAAGTAGTAGTTAGTTGCCATAACATGGTTTTGAACCACACCGATCCAACCGCGCATGCTGAAGTAACTGCAATAAGAGAG GCTTGCAAAAAGCTTGGAAAAATTGAGCTGTCCGATTGTGAAATTTATGCATCCTGTGAACCATGCCCAATGTGTTTTGGTGCTGTTCATCTTTCCCGGATTAAG AGGCTGGTGTATGGAGCCAAGGCTGAAGCTGCTATTGCCATTGGGTTCGATGATTTCATTGCTGATGCTCTCAGAGGAACTGGGTACTACCAGAAGGCCAACATGGAGATAAAGAAGGCAGATGGAAATGGAGCCTTGATTGCGGAACAAGTCTTTGAGAAGACTAAAGAGAAGTTCCAGATGTACTGA
- the LOC112877553 gene encoding LOW QUALITY PROTEIN: flap endonuclease 1-B-like (The sequence of the model RefSeq protein was modified relative to this genomic sequence to represent the inferred CDS: substituted 1 base at 1 genomic stop codon) translates to MGIKGLTKLLAEHAPGAAVQRRVENYRGRVIAVDASLSIYQFLIVVGRKGSELLTNESGEITSHLQGMLNRTVRMLEAGIKPVFVFDGEPPEMKKKELAKRSLKRDDATKDLNRAIEIGDEDSVEKFSKRTVKVTKKHNDDCKRLLRLMGVPVVEAPGEAEAQCAALCENHQVYQLXMPGLAVASEDMDSLTFGARRFLRHLTDLGYKKSLVTEFEVSKVLEELGLTMDQFIDLCILSGCDYCENIKGIGGQRALKLIRQHGCIEEVVQNLKQTRFSVPEDWPYQEVRTLFKQPNVCTGIPDFMWTSPDSQGLMDFLSTENSFSPDRVAKAVEKITVARDKYSPERLKLLTPVASLPGSHTEKEPTCILGSPGQGLKIRSAPQVCKSSSSGFRYASSKPFMLDMQSGFHGRPYAFSSFSSL, encoded by the exons ATGGGAATCAAG GGCTTGACGAAGCTGCTGGCGGAGCACGCGCCGGGGGCCGCGGTGCAGCGGCGGGTGGAGAACTACCGCGGCCGCGTCATCGCCGTCGACGCCAGCCTCAGCATCTACCAGTTCCTC ATTGTGGTTGGAAGGAAAGGGTCAGAGCTTCTGACCAATGAGTCTGGTGAAATCACGAG TCATCTGCAGGGTATGTTGAACCGGACAGTAAGAATGCTAGAAGCAGGGATAAAGCCTGT TtttgtttttgatggcgagCCACCTGAAATGAAGAAAAAGGAGCTTGCAAAAAG GTCCTTAAAGAGGGATGATGCTACAAAAGATCTTAATAGAGCTATTGAG ATTGGGGATGAGGACTCAGTTGAAAAATTTAGCAAAAGAACTGTCAAG GTCACAAAAAAGCACAATGATGATTGTAAGAGACTGTTAAGATTGATGGGTGTCCCTGTTGTTGAG GCACCAGGTGAGGCTGAAGCACAGTGTGCAGCTCTTTGTGAAAATCACCAGGTATACCAA CTGTGAATGCCAGGTCTAGCTGTAGCTTCAGAAGACATGGACTCTCTGACTTTTGGTGCTCGAAGGTTTCTTCGTCACTTAACTGATCTTGGTTATAAGAAATCTCTTGTGACAGAATTTGAAGTGTCAAAG GTTTTGGAAGAACTTGGACTCACAATGGATCAGTTCATTGACTTGTGTATCCTTAGTGGATGTGATTACTGTGAGAATATTAAAG GTATTGGGGGGCAAAGAGCCCTGAAACTCATTCGACAGCATGGTTGCATAGAAGAAGTTGTGCAAAATCTTAAACAGACGAG ATTCAGTGTTCCAGAAGACTGGCCTTACCAGGAAGTTCGGACATTGTTTAAACAACCTAATGTTTGTACAGGAATTCCAGATTTCATGTGGACCTCACCTGACTCACAG GGCCTTATGGATTTCTTGTCAACCGAAAACAGTTTCAGTCCTGATAGGGTAGCAAAG GCGGTAGAAAAGATTACTGTTGCAAGGGACAAATATTCCCCAGAAAG ATTGAAGCTTTTGACACCAGTTGCTAGCTTACCGGGATCTCATACTGAGAAG GAACCCACATGCATACTAGGCTCTCCAGGACAAGGTCTGAAGATCAGGTCTGCTCCACAAGTGTGCAAGAGTTCAAGCTCTGGCTTCAGATATGCTAGCTCAAAACCATTTATGCTGGACATGCAATCAGGATTCCATGGAAGACCTTATGCTTTCTCTTCTTTCTCTTCCCTCTAA
- the LOC112877552 gene encoding uncharacterized protein LOC112877552 gives MEAILEGPKYECLLFDLDDTLYPFSVGINLSCRKNIQDYMRHHLLIEESQIAEMCLDLYKEYGTTMAGLKALGYEFDNDEFHANVHGTLPYHNLRPDPVLRTLLVSIPQRKIVFTNSDKAHAEEALHRLGLQGCFDGVICFETLNPCNGLSESQRCMVFKDETSAGLVDLNESDGFRPKSPILCKPSIEAMEAAIRIANIDPKKTIFFDDSTRNIASGKAAGFHTVIVGRSTLVPGADRALENIHNMKEALPEIWDGQDRSESEVILASSSVGTAVVA, from the exons ATGGAAGCAATTCTTGAAGGACCAAAGTACGAGTGCTTGCTGTTTG ATCTAGATGATACTTTGTATCCCTTCAGCGTTGGCATCAATCTATCTTGTCGCAAAAATATACAAG ATTACATGCGGCACCATCTGCTAATTGAAGAAAGCCAAATTGCTGAAATGTGCCTGGACTTGTACAAGGAATATGGCACCACAATGGCTGGCCTTAAG GCATTAGGCTACGAGTTTGACAATGATGAGTTTCATGCAAATGTTCATGGTACCTTACCATATCACAATCTGAGGCCTGACCCTGTTTTGAGGACCCTCCTAGTTTCGATTCCACAGAGAAAAATA GTATTCACAAACTCTGACAAAGCTCACGCAGAGGAGGCTCTGCACAGGCTGGGTTTACAGGGTTGCTTTGATGGTGTGATATGCTTTGAGACACTGAATCCTTGCAATGGTTTAAGTGAGTCCCAGAGGTGCATGGTGTTCAAGGATGAAACATCTGCCGGCTTGGTTGATCTGAATGAATCTGATGGGTTCAGACCCAAATCGCCCATCCTCTGCAAGCCCTCCATTGAAGCCATGGAAGCTGCAATTCGGATTGCAAATATTGATCCCAAGAAGACA ATATTTTTTGACGACAGCACTCGGAACATAGCTTCAGGAAAGGCTGCAGGCTTCCATACTGTGATT GTTGGCAGGTCGACACTTGTTCCCGGGGCTGACCGTGCTCTGGAGAACATTCATAACATGAAGGAAGCTTTGCCCGAGATATGGGATGGTCAGGATCGGTCGGAATCTGAAGTTATTCTTGCTTCCAGCTCTGTCGGAACTGCAGTGGTTGCTTGA
- the LOC112873675 gene encoding 50S ribosomal protein L18, chloroplastic — translation MLASPALAGAHSFAASLSGSLRVPLPSVPAPSPTPARRAALSVVAKVKVPTPQDDRIARHVRIRKKVNGTTERPRLSVFRSNKHLYAQVIDDTKQCTLASASTMHKSLSKELEYSAGPTIEVAQKIGEVIAKSCLEKGITKVVFDRGGFLYHGRIKALADAAREHGLEF, via the exons ATGCTCGCCTCGCCGGCGCTCGCCGGCGCCCACTCCTTCGCGGCGTCCTTGTCCGGAAGCCTCCGCGTCCCCTTACCTTCCGTCCCCGCGCCCTCTCCCacgccggcgcggcgcgcggcgctgtcCGTCGTCGCCAAGGTCAAGGTGCCCACGCCCCAGGACGACCGCATCGCCCGCCATGTCCGCATCCGGAAGAAG GTGAATGGCACCACGGAGAGGCCGAGACTGAGTGTTTTCCGCTCAAACAAGCATTTGTACGCTCAAGTCATTGATGATACAAAGCAATGCACTTTAGCTTCAGCTTCAACCATGCACAAATCTCTCTCCAAGGAATTGGAATACTCCGCTGGACCAACGATT GAAGTAGCACAAAAGATTGGTGAAGTGATTGCCAAGTCTTGCCTGGAGAAAGGAATTACCAAAGTTGTCTTCGACCGAGGTGGTTTTCTCTACCACGGTCGCATAAAAGCTCTAGCTGATGCTGCTAGAGAGCACGGGCTTGAGTTCTGA